A region from the Populus trichocarpa isolate Nisqually-1 chromosome 18, P.trichocarpa_v4.1, whole genome shotgun sequence genome encodes:
- the LOC7463713 gene encoding U-box domain-containing protein 35 isoform X2 produces the protein MASNATADSLFNATSVAIDKDKNSQHAVRWAVDNLASNNSVLVLIHVKHKNHQYQVANGQDGDGDDEAHQLFTPYRGYCARKGVRLKEVVLDDIDVARAVADYININLIGNIVFGASGRNVLTRKFKNQDVPTSFMKIAPDFCSVYVITKGKILSTQKAQRTPTYNVPQKTASMPVIPSQSLHDNAELDLDGVRVQSEKGGWRSAEAGGFPLDKVNDSMRGSQPERGRNSISNFSMDSTYLPSSCGRPSTSRVSTSDGSEFSGLFATSIMDSSAQSSDFSVASASNLNESNADHLEVEMRRLRLELKQTMEMYSTACKEALSAKQKASELNQWKIDEVRKFEEAKLAGEAALAVAELEKAKCKVAIEAAEKSQKLAELEGQKRKHAEKKAERETEEKNRALNALAHNDVRYRRYTIEEIEEATDKFSPSNKIGEGGYGPVYKGKLDHTPVAIKALRPDAAQGKKQFQQEVEVLSCIRHPHMVLLLGACPEYGILVYEYMDNGSLEDRLLQKHNTPPIPWGIRFKIAAEIATALLFLHQAKPEPLVHRDLKPANILLDSNYVCKISDVGLARLVPLSVADSVTQYHMTSAAGTFCYIDPEYQQTGMLTTRSDIYSLGIMFLQIITAKPPMGLAHQVGRAIERGKFADMLDQTVPDWPVEEALRFAALALKCAELRKKDRPSLATVIVPELNRLRDLGMNTEQQRSKDNHQSREVNSRGRSRSPLSHPLSTSQGRMPNATQENAYRSYGKRTKHDSNQESG, from the exons ATGGCTTCCAATGCCACTGCTGATTCCCTCTTCAACGCCACTTCTGTAGCCATCGACAAAGATAAGAACAGCCAGCATGCTGTTCGCTGGGCTGTCGATAATCTCGCAAGCAATAACTCGGTTCTTGTCCTAATTCATGTCAAGcacaaaaaccatcaatatC AAGTTGCTAATGGTCaggatggtgatggtgatgatgaggcGCATCAGCTTTTCACTCCCTACCGTGGATATTGCGCCCGTAAAGGG GTTCGTTTGAAGGAGGTTGTGCTTGATGACATTGATGTTGCTCGGGCAGTTGCGGACTACATCAACATCAATTTAATTGGAAATATTGTGTTTGGTGCATCAGGAAGAAATGTTCTTACAAG GAAATTCAAAAACCAAGATGTGCCAACTAGCTTTATGAAAATTGCCCCAGATTTTTGTTCTGTTTATGTAATCACCAAGGGAAAGATCCTCTCCACCCAAAAAGCACAACGGACGCCTACTTATAATGTCCCACAGAAGACAGCATCCATGCCAGTAATTCCATCTCAAAGTCTACACGATAATGCTGAACTAGATTTGGATGGAGTTAG GGTACAGTCCGAGAAAGGAGGGTGGAGAAGTGCCGAAGCAGGTGGATTTCCTTTGGACAAGGTCAATGATTCCATGAGAGGATCACAACCTGAGAGAGGCAGAAATTCCATCTCTAATTTCTCTATGGACAGCACTTACCTTCCCTCGTCCTGCGGAAGACCATCAACTTCCCGTGTTTCTACATCTGATGGATCTGAATTTTCAGGATTATTCGCAACATCAATCATGGACAGCTCAGCCCAAAGTTCAGATTTCTCTGTTGCTTCAGCCTCTAATCTGAATGAGTCAAATGCG GACCATTTAGAAGTTGAGATGAGAAGGCTGAGGCTTGAGTTGAAGCAGACCATGGAAATGTATAGCACAGCTTGCAAAGAAGCACTCTCAGCCAAACAGAAG GCTAGTGAACTTAATCAATGGAAGATTGACGAGGTTCGTAAATTTGAGGAAGCCAAGCTCGCAGGAGAGGCAGCCCTTGCCGTGGCAGAGTTGGAGAAGGCTAAGTGCAAAGTTGCCATTGAAGCAGCTGAGAAATCACAGAAACTAGCAGAGTTGGAAggacagaaaagaaaacatgcagAGAAGAAAGCTGAGCGAGAGACAGAGGAGAAGAATCGTGCTTTAAATGCTTTGGCACATAATGATGTGCGGTACAGAAGATACACAATCGAAGAGATTGAAGAAGCCACGGATAAATTCTCACCATCAAATAAAATTGGTGAAGGAGGATATGGACCTGTGTATAAAGGCAAACTTGATCATACCCCAGTTGCAATCAAGGCTTTAAGACCGGATGCTGCTCAAGGAAAGAAGCAGTTCCAACAGGAG GTTGAGGTTCTCAGCTGCATTAGACACCCACACATGGTCCTTCTTCTTGGTGCCTGCCCTGAGTATGGAATCTTGGTATATGAATACATGGACAACGGAAGCTTGGAAGACAGGCTACTTCAAAAACACAACACCCCTCCAATTCCATGGGGCATACGATTCAAAATAGCTGCTGAGATTGCGACCGCACTTCTGTTCCTCCACCAAGCAAAGCCAGAGCCCCTCGTCCATCGGGACCTTAAACCAGCAAACATTCTTTTGGACAGCAACTATGTGTGCAAAATTAGTGATGTTGGCCTCGCTCGGTTAGTCCCTCTTTCTGTAGCTGATAGTGTCACACAATACCACATGACCTCTGCTGCAGGAACGTTTTGTTATATAGATCCCGAGTATCAACAAACAGGAATGTTAACTACAAGATCAGACATATACTCGTTGGGAATAATGTTTCTCCAAATCATCACAGCCAAGCCTCCGATGGGTCTTGCTCATCAGGTGGGGAGGGCCATTGAAAGAGGAAAATTTGCAGACATGCTTGACCAAACAGTACCAGACTGGCCTGTGGAAGAGGCGTTAAGATTTGCTGCACTGGCATTGAAGTGTGCTGAATTAAGGAAGAAAGACAGGCCAAGTCTTGCCACGGTTATAGTGCCAGAGCTTAACCGGTTGAGAGACCTAGGAATGAACACGGAGCAGCAAAGAAGCAAAGATAATCACCAGAGCCGAGAAGTCAACAGCAGAGGTCGTAGTCGCAGTCCCCTTTCACATCCTCTATCAACTTCACAGGGAAGGATGCCAAATGCTACTCAG GAGAACGCATATAGGTCTTATGGAAAGAGAACTAAGCATGACTCTAATCAAGAAAGCGGATGA
- the LOC7463713 gene encoding U-box domain-containing protein 35 isoform X1, which produces MASNATADSLFNATSVAIDKDKNSQHAVRWAVDNLASNNSVLVLIHVKHKNHQYQVANGQDGDGDDEAHQLFTPYRGYCARKGVRLKEVVLDDIDVARAVADYININLIGNIVFGASGRNVLTRKFKNQDVPTSFMKIAPDFCSVYVITKGKILSTQKAQRTPTYNVPQKTASMPVIPSQSLHDNAELDLDGVRVQSEKGGWRSAEAGGFPLDKVNDSMRGSQPERGRNSISNFSMDSTYLPSSCGRPSTSRVSTSDGSEFSGLFATSIMDSSAQSSDFSVASASNLNESNADHLEVEMRRLRLELKQTMEMYSTACKEALSAKQKASELNQWKIDEVRKFEEAKLAGEAALAVAELEKAKCKVAIEAAEKSQKLAELEGQKRKHAEKKAERETEEKNRALNALAHNDVRYRRYTIEEIEEATDKFSPSNKIGEGGYGPVYKGKLDHTPVAIKALRPDAAQGKKQFQQEVEVLSCIRHPHMVLLLGACPEYGILVYEYMDNGSLEDRLLQKHNTPPIPWGIRFKIAAEIATALLFLHQAKPEPLVHRDLKPANILLDSNYVCKISDVGLARLVPLSVADSVTQYHMTSAAGTFCYIDPEYQQTGMLTTRSDIYSLGIMFLQIITAKPPMGLAHQVGRAIERGKFADMLDQTVPDWPVEEALRFAALALKCAELRKKDRPSLATVIVPELNRLRDLGMNTEQQRSKDNHQSREVNSRGRSRSPLSHPLSTSQGRMPNATQQENAYRSYGKRTKHDSNQESG; this is translated from the exons ATGGCTTCCAATGCCACTGCTGATTCCCTCTTCAACGCCACTTCTGTAGCCATCGACAAAGATAAGAACAGCCAGCATGCTGTTCGCTGGGCTGTCGATAATCTCGCAAGCAATAACTCGGTTCTTGTCCTAATTCATGTCAAGcacaaaaaccatcaatatC AAGTTGCTAATGGTCaggatggtgatggtgatgatgaggcGCATCAGCTTTTCACTCCCTACCGTGGATATTGCGCCCGTAAAGGG GTTCGTTTGAAGGAGGTTGTGCTTGATGACATTGATGTTGCTCGGGCAGTTGCGGACTACATCAACATCAATTTAATTGGAAATATTGTGTTTGGTGCATCAGGAAGAAATGTTCTTACAAG GAAATTCAAAAACCAAGATGTGCCAACTAGCTTTATGAAAATTGCCCCAGATTTTTGTTCTGTTTATGTAATCACCAAGGGAAAGATCCTCTCCACCCAAAAAGCACAACGGACGCCTACTTATAATGTCCCACAGAAGACAGCATCCATGCCAGTAATTCCATCTCAAAGTCTACACGATAATGCTGAACTAGATTTGGATGGAGTTAG GGTACAGTCCGAGAAAGGAGGGTGGAGAAGTGCCGAAGCAGGTGGATTTCCTTTGGACAAGGTCAATGATTCCATGAGAGGATCACAACCTGAGAGAGGCAGAAATTCCATCTCTAATTTCTCTATGGACAGCACTTACCTTCCCTCGTCCTGCGGAAGACCATCAACTTCCCGTGTTTCTACATCTGATGGATCTGAATTTTCAGGATTATTCGCAACATCAATCATGGACAGCTCAGCCCAAAGTTCAGATTTCTCTGTTGCTTCAGCCTCTAATCTGAATGAGTCAAATGCG GACCATTTAGAAGTTGAGATGAGAAGGCTGAGGCTTGAGTTGAAGCAGACCATGGAAATGTATAGCACAGCTTGCAAAGAAGCACTCTCAGCCAAACAGAAG GCTAGTGAACTTAATCAATGGAAGATTGACGAGGTTCGTAAATTTGAGGAAGCCAAGCTCGCAGGAGAGGCAGCCCTTGCCGTGGCAGAGTTGGAGAAGGCTAAGTGCAAAGTTGCCATTGAAGCAGCTGAGAAATCACAGAAACTAGCAGAGTTGGAAggacagaaaagaaaacatgcagAGAAGAAAGCTGAGCGAGAGACAGAGGAGAAGAATCGTGCTTTAAATGCTTTGGCACATAATGATGTGCGGTACAGAAGATACACAATCGAAGAGATTGAAGAAGCCACGGATAAATTCTCACCATCAAATAAAATTGGTGAAGGAGGATATGGACCTGTGTATAAAGGCAAACTTGATCATACCCCAGTTGCAATCAAGGCTTTAAGACCGGATGCTGCTCAAGGAAAGAAGCAGTTCCAACAGGAG GTTGAGGTTCTCAGCTGCATTAGACACCCACACATGGTCCTTCTTCTTGGTGCCTGCCCTGAGTATGGAATCTTGGTATATGAATACATGGACAACGGAAGCTTGGAAGACAGGCTACTTCAAAAACACAACACCCCTCCAATTCCATGGGGCATACGATTCAAAATAGCTGCTGAGATTGCGACCGCACTTCTGTTCCTCCACCAAGCAAAGCCAGAGCCCCTCGTCCATCGGGACCTTAAACCAGCAAACATTCTTTTGGACAGCAACTATGTGTGCAAAATTAGTGATGTTGGCCTCGCTCGGTTAGTCCCTCTTTCTGTAGCTGATAGTGTCACACAATACCACATGACCTCTGCTGCAGGAACGTTTTGTTATATAGATCCCGAGTATCAACAAACAGGAATGTTAACTACAAGATCAGACATATACTCGTTGGGAATAATGTTTCTCCAAATCATCACAGCCAAGCCTCCGATGGGTCTTGCTCATCAGGTGGGGAGGGCCATTGAAAGAGGAAAATTTGCAGACATGCTTGACCAAACAGTACCAGACTGGCCTGTGGAAGAGGCGTTAAGATTTGCTGCACTGGCATTGAAGTGTGCTGAATTAAGGAAGAAAGACAGGCCAAGTCTTGCCACGGTTATAGTGCCAGAGCTTAACCGGTTGAGAGACCTAGGAATGAACACGGAGCAGCAAAGAAGCAAAGATAATCACCAGAGCCGAGAAGTCAACAGCAGAGGTCGTAGTCGCAGTCCCCTTTCACATCCTCTATCAACTTCACAGGGAAGGATGCCAAATGCTACTCAG cAGGAGAACGCATATAGGTCTTATGGAAAGAGAACTAAGCATGACTCTAATCAAGAAAGCGGATGA